In Pseudoclavibacter sp. Marseille-Q3772, the sequence CGTGGCGGCCGTGCTCGTTGGGGCGCTGTGTGGCATCGTCGGCACCATCGTGGTGCTGCGACAGCGCGCATTTTTCACCGTGGCACTCACGCACGCAACGTTTCCCGGCGGCGTGCTTGCCGCAATCATCGGGGTTCACCTAGCCCTGGGCGCCCTGGTGATGGGGATGTTGCTGGTTGCGCTCATGGTGGTCATCGGCACCATCCACCGACAGGGAAAAGAGGTCGCTGCCGGAATCGTGCTCTCCTTCGGATACGCCCTGGGCACGTTCTTGCACGCGCTCAACCCGCAGCTGCAAACCAAAATCGATTCCTACCTCACCGGCACCATCCTCGGGATGTCCGCCGACAGCATCCTACTCATCGCCATCATGTTGGGCATCACCTTGGTAGCGGTATTGCTGTGGTGGCAGCCGCTGCTGTACTCGACCTTTGATCAGCGCGGGTTTGTTGCCAGCGGTGCACGGGGATGGCAGATCGAAACGGTCACGCTCGTGCTTATTGTCGGCACCGTTGTTGTGACCATGCCCGCTATTGGTTCGATTCTTGCTATTGCGATGATCGCGGCTCCAGCCGCGGCGGCCAAGCTCCTGGTTCGCAATGTGGTGTGGCTTATGCCGACGGCAATTGTGTTGGGGGTGGCGGCCGCAGTGTTCGGCCTGTATGCCTCGCGCTGGTGGTCGATCTCCGCCGGGGGCTCGATCGCTCTTTCGGCCACTGCGATCTACCTGTTTGCACTCCTCGGACAGGGGATGCGAACGAGCTCACGTCGGTTGGGCACCCGCGTCGCGCCGCGGTCAATTACGGTCAACAAGTAGCACGCGGTCGCTTTCCGGGCTAGTCTGTCGCCCATGGTCGACAATCACACGGACAGCACAGCTCCCAAGCGTCGTAAGACGTGGCAGCGTGACGCTGTTCGTGAGGCGTTGGCAGGGGCTGAAGGTTTCGTAAGCGCACAAGAGCTGCACCGCATCCTCGAGCAGCAAGACCGACGCATTGGCTTGGCCACGGTGTATCGGGCGTTGACATCACTTGCTGAGGACGGCGAGGCAGATTCGCTGCGAACCGCGGATGGTGAGCGATACCGCAGCTGTGACACGGAAAGCCACCACCACCACCTGATTTGCCGTGTGTGTACCGCCACGGTTGAGATTGAGGCGCCGGAAGTTGAGGCCTGGCTGAACTCACTGGCGAGAAAGTACGGCTACCGCGATCTCACACACGACTTCGAAGCATTCGGTGTGTGCCCGGACTGCGCCAAGGGTGCGGAGTAGACTCGGTTCGTTCCTGCGGCGATTCCCGCGGCAAATTTCTCTTGTGCTGATACGCATCGCACAGTAAGCTTGTTCGCTGGTGCGTCCGGGGGCTCCTCCGGCGTAACCGTGCTCAGATGGCCGATCCATCCGGGCGCCGACAAGAGATCTTGGGCAGTGCTCTCACGAGTACTGCGGTATTGAAGGAGAAACCATGGCCGCAGTGTGCCAGGTGACCGGGGTAGCCCCTCAGTTCGGTCACAACATTTCACACTCGCACCGTCGCACGAAGCGTCGGTTCGACCCGAACATCCAGAAGAAGAAGTTCTACGTGCCTTCACTGAAGCGCAGCGTAACTCTGACTGTTTCGGCTAAGGGCATCAAGGTTATCGATGCTCGCGGTATCGACGCTGTCGTTGCCGACCTGCTGAAGAAGGGAGTGAAGCTCTAATGGCTAAGAAGTCACAGGATGTTCGCCCCATCATCAAGCTTCGTTCCACCGCCGGTACTGGCTTCACGTACGTGACCAAGAAGAACCGTCGCAACACCCCTGACCGTCTCGTACTCAAGAAGTACGACCCGGTTATTCGTAAGCACGTCGAATTCCGCGAGGAGCGTTAAGACATGGCGAAGAAGAGCAAGATTGCAAAGAATGAGCAGCGCAAGGAGATCGTTGCTCGCTACGCCGAGCGTCGTCTTGAGCTCAAGAAGCAGCTCATCGACCCCAACGGCACCGACGAGTCGCGCGAGGAAGCTCGCGTAGCACTCCAGAAGCTTCCGCGTGACGCTTCGCCGGTTCGTGTTCGCAGCCGCGACTCGATCGACGGTCGTCCCCGCGGTGTACTCAGCAAGTACGGCATCTCGCGTGTTCGTTTCCGCGAGATGGCTCACCGTGGTGAACTACCTGGTATCAAGAAGTCCAGCTGGTAGCCCGCAGATCTGCGGCAGTTAGGGCAACACGCCCACAATTGCGCAGGTTTTTCAGCAAATAGTTAGTGTGGCGAGTGGATGCGATCCGCTCGCCACACTGCTGTTTCTTGCAGTTACTTGAATAGGGCTTCTGACCTGGGGTTTCATTGGCCCTATGGCTGGGCCGTGGTCTGCATCCGGAAGTAGAATCTTGCGCGTAGGCGCCTCGGTACTGCTAGTTTTTGACGATTTCGGTCGAAGAAAATCCGCTGACTTCCGCGTAAATTCAGCGATCTCGCGCCGGTGGTGTTAGTTTGTCGACGTTGCCAATTGGGGAACCTGCCCCGTCCAGGCGACCAAAATGTACAGAACGTAGAGCGCGTCCGAATGGGCGTCTCACGTCTCCATAGGAGGACTTCATGGCAGACAAGACTGTGAACAAGACCGAGCTCGTCGCAACCATCGCTGCGGAGACTGGCCAGAGCCAGGCAACCGTAAACGCTGTGCTCGACGGCCTGTTCCAGCAGCTCGCTGCAAACGCAGCTAAGGGCGTTAAGGTAACCATCCCCGGCTGGATCTCGGTTGAGCAGACTCAGCGCGCAGCTCGCACCGGTCGCAACCCGCAGACCGGCGCTGAGATCAAGATCCCCGCTTCGAAGGGCGTCAAGATCTCGGCTGGTTCGAAGCTCAAGAACGCTGTTAAGTAGTTCTCGCCTTCACTAGCTGTACAACGGGGTCGCCGCTGGCGGCCCCGTTTCGCGTTTCCTGCGGATTTCATTCACCGGGGTGCCGGCCAGCTCCGGACAAACGGCGCAAATAACGGTGGGCATCCGGATATACGGGTTGCCGGGTCGTATATCCGCCGTTTATCCGAAGTGGGCAGCGGCAGGACGGACTGCTGGGACGACTGCCTGCGGAATTGTTGCTGCCATCATTGGCGCCAGCTTGCCGACGTTCGCGGTGAGTTGTGCACAGGCGTCCGGTATCAACGGTCAGCGGCAGCCCGAACGGCTAGGCTTGAGGCACCATGTCTCTGCCCGATCAGCCTGTTGCCTCCGGATGGTCGCAAACGACCACGCACGCGCTGCGTTGGGGTCCGGCCGCTCTGCTCGTCCTTGCCATTGCGGCGACTTTCATCGCCTATACCGCCACCGGAGGGGCCGCACCGCTGGTCGTGGGTGATACCGGGCCGATCGTGCGCTGGGGCGTGCCGCTTGGCCGCCTCGCGTTCAACCTAACTGCATCCCTCACCATCGGCGCCCTGGTGATGGCGGTCTGGGCTGCCAGCCGGACACAACCCGAGTTCGAACGATGCCTTGTCATCGCCCAGGGCGCATCCGTGGCCTGGACCTTCAGCTCTATCTACGCGACGATCGTCACGTACCTGGATGTGTCCACCATCCCCTTCTCTGCAGATGCCGAGTTCGGACAGGGCCTGTGGTACTACCTCACTAATCTCGAGATGGGCCAGATGTGGCTGATGGCAACGGTGATGATTGCCATGCTGACCACGTTCATCTTCGCCAGCCGCTCGGCATGGGGAGTACTGCTCACCACGATCTTCTCGCTGCTGTGCCTGTGGCCGATTGCCACCCTGGGACACGCTGCCGGCGCCTCATCCCACGAGACCGCAGTCGGCGCAAACACGCTCCACTACACGGCTGCCGCGGTGTGGATTGGCGGTGTGCTGGTACTCGCGATGGTCACCCCGCGCATCCAGCCGAAACGTCGACTGGCGCTCACCGAACGGTTTTCGGATCTTGCGCTGCTCGCGTTTGTCGCCACGGCGTTCAGCGGTGTGGTCGCCTCATTCCTGAACCTCTCGGCACTCAACGACCTGTGGACGACCGGCTACGGCGGTATCGTGCTCACGAAAACCGTGCTGTTGGTGATTTTGGGCGGTTTTGGGGTTGCGCAACGACGATTCTTTATCGATCGGATGCGGGCACAGTTCCAGGACGGATTCGATGCGAAGGCAGCCGGGCCGTTGTCGCGGCAACCACTGGCGTGGTTGATCGCCGCTGAACTGCTCGTCATGGGCGCGGTCTCCGGTGCCGCCGCTGCTCTCGGGCGCTCGCCGCGCCCACAGCTGCAGATCACCGCGGATCAGCTTCCCGACCCGACTCCCGCCCAGCTGCTGTCGGGCGATGCGCTGCCACCGGAGTTCACCGCATCCCGCCTGCTGACCGAATGGCGACTGGACCCGCTGTGGACGCTGCTCGTGCTCATGGGTATGGCGTTCTACATCCTCGGTACTGCGCGCTTGCGCCGTCGCGGCGATCGATGGCCGTGGTGGCGAGTGGCATCGTTCCTTACCGGATGCGTGATCCTGCTGTACAACGTGAACGGCGCGCTGGTCGTGTACGGCAAGTTCATGTTCTCGTTCCACATGACCGAGCACATGATCCTGTCGATGATCATCCCGATCTTCCTGGTACTCGGTGCGCCGATGACGCTGCTATTGCGGGCAATTCCAGCGCGCACGGATGGTTCAATGGGGGCAAGGGAGTGGGCACTGAAGATTGTGCACTCCAAGTGGGCGGCGTTCGTTAGCCACCCGATCGTCGCTGCCATCAACTTCGCGCTTGCGCTGCTCACCTTCTACTACACCCCGTTGTTCCGCTGGTCGGTGGCCGACCACGTCGGACACATGTGGATGATCGCGCACTTTTTGATCGTTGGATTCCTCTTCGTCGAGTCGCTCATTGGTGATGACCCGATGCGCACTCGCGCGAGCTATCCGATGCGACTCATCGCGCTCATCCTGGTCATGACCTTCCACGCCTTCTTCGGCCTGGGCGTAATGACCGGAGAGGCGCTTTTGGTCGCCGAATGGTTCGGTGCGACCGGTCGCGATTGGGGCCCGGCTACCGCGATCGCAGACCAGCAACTCGGCGGCGCCGTGGCGTGGGGACTGGGTGAGTTCCCGACGGTAATCCTTGCGCTGCTCGTGGGCCTACAGTGGGCGAAATCTGATGAGCGCGCCGCGAAACGTCAGGACCGCAACGCCGAACGCACGCACGACGCTGAACTCAACGCCTATAACGAGCACCTACGGATGCTCGCGGAGCGTGATGCGAACCGATGACCATCGAGCTCACCCCGGAACAGCAGGCCGTGTTCGACGCCATCGAGCACACCACCGAACACCTCTTCGTCACCGGCCGCGCCGGTACCGGTAAATCCACGCTGCTCAATCACCTCGCGTACCACACCAGCAAACAGTTGGTGATCTGCGCTCCAACCGGTGTCGCCGCGCTCAACGTTGGCGGTCAGACCATCCACTCGCTGTTCAAACTGCCGATTGGCATCATCGGCAACCAGGCGCTCGAGCAGCCGCGAGAGGTTAAACGCCTACTCAAACGCATCGACACCCTGGTGATCGACGAAATCTCGATGGTATCGGCCGATCTGCTGGATGCGATGGATCGGGCACTTCGACAGGCGCGCGGTCGTAGCGCGCAGCCGTTTGGCGGTGTTCAGGTGGTTATGTTCGGCGACCCGTTCCAGCTCGCCCCGGTGCCGCCGAGCGACCCCACGGAGCGCGCCTGGATCCGCGATAACTACAAGTCCATGTGGTTCTTTGACGCGCGCGTGTGGCGCGAAGCCGAGCTGCGCATCCACACCCTCAGGGAGATTCACCGGCAGCACGACGATGAGTTCCGCAGCCTGCTCACGGCAGTGCGCTACGGGCATGTGACCGCCGATATGGCGGCTCGATTGAACGAGGTCGGGGCACGGCCGGCTCCGCGTGATGGCGTGATCACGCTCGCTTCAAAGAACGCCACCGTTTCGCGGATCAATGCCCGCGAACTCGAGCGATTGCCCGGCCGAAAGATGACGGCCACGGCAGAAGTGCACGGTGAGTTCGAGGGGGCGCGCACTTTCCCGGCCGAACAGGAGCTGGTGTTAAAAGAGGGTGCGCAGGTGATGTTCTTGCGCAATGATGCCGATGGCCGATGGGTGAACGGATCCGTGGGCGTGGTATCGCGCATCAACCGCACCGTGTACGTTGAGGTCGACGGTGAGGAACACGAGGTTGAGCCGATCGTGTGGGAGAAACTCAAGTACAGCTACGACCTCGAGAGCAAAGAGCTTTCGCGCGAAGTCGTCGGCGAGTTTCATCAATTCCCGCTGCGACTGGCATGGGCAGTAACCATCCATAAATCACAGGGCAAAACCTATGATCGCGCGGTAGTGGACCTCGGCGCGCGCGCCTTTTCACCGGGACAAACCTACGTGGCCCTCAGCCGCATCCGAACCCTTGAGGGGCTGTACTTGACGCGCCCGTTGCAACCCAACGATATTTTCGTGGACCAGGATGTGATGCGGTTCATGAACGAGGTCGCGCAGGCGCAGCGGCTGTCAGCACGGCCGGCTAGTGCGGGCGAATAAACGGACGGATCTCGTTCGCGAGAGCGGCCGAGTCGATGTTGGGAATATCGAGCACTGCAGCCCACGCACCGATATATTCCTCGAAATACCGGTGTGCATGGCCGCCGGGAGTGTTGATCGATAGCGGACCGTCGGCGGCGACCTGCCAGAACGTAACCCACGGCCACCATCGCCACGCCGAGGTGACATCGTGCCCGCGCGGTTCGCGCATCCACTGCGGCTCTCGCCACAACAGCGACCAGTTCCCCCACACCACCGGATCACTTGGGTGCTGCAGGAAGATAAACCGCCGCGTGTCAGCCCAAGGCGCATAGGGTTCGCCATCAACCGGGCCGTTCAGATCGATCGATCGGTTGGAGAACCGGATGCGGGATCCTTCACCCACGCGCGGGAGAATCTCGAGGGATCCCGGCGCGCGACCTTCGGTGAGTTCGCGCCAGATCGGCGCGATCTGCGGGGTGCCGGACCACACGGCGCCATCGAGGCGGTCGGTCATATCCTGGGCGTTCTCGAACACCGAAAGCGCCCCAAACGCTCCCAGCGACTCACCCGACATAACAACGCGAGGGCGCTGTTCCTCCGGCATGGACTCAACCTCGGCCATCACCTCGCGGTAGAGCGCCTGTCCGGTCACCTTCGGTGAGTTGCGGTCAACCGCGAGCGCGAGAAAGCTCGTGAGCACCGTGTACTGCAGCGAAACGACGGCGCAATTCCCGCGGGTGAGGTACTCCAGCGATGACATGCACCAGTCGTTGAGCCAGCCGGTGCCGGTGCCGACCATGATGCAGATCACATCGCGTTCGAAACCACCGGCGCGCTTGAGCTCGGCTACGGCGCGCTTGGCTGCATCCGGAATCGACACCTGGGCGCGCAGCCCAACGTATGCGCGTACCGGTTCGAGCGCCGGCTCGCGCCAGTATGCGGCAATATCCTTGGCGCGCGGGCCGTCGCTGGCGACCGACTTTCCGTGTCGACCGAGGGTGTTGTACGGCTCGAAGGATGCGGGTGAGCCGCTTCGTTCTGGCTGTTGCGGTGGTACACGTCCCGGCAGCGGACTCAGGTTCTTTGCCATAGCGGCATCGTGGAGGCGCTCCATCAGCTGTTGCCACAGGATTGACCGGTTTAGGTAGTAGGTGAGCGCGTAGGTGATGATCGTGCCGGAGAACGGGGCGGCAAGCGCGGGTGCGAATCGGTGGAGGAACTGCCGGGTGCTGTGTGATTGCAGGCGCAGGGCGGTAAACCAGACCAGGGCCGCAGTGGCGAATCCGGTGCCGGCGGCCAAGCCGATGGCCTGGGCTCGTGCGGAGGGTTTTGGTACACCGATGCGGTGGGCGATTTCGCGTTGTCTCGGGATCGAGCGCTGTAGGGCGACCAGGGTGCCGATCGACATGGTAATTACCGATCCCCAGCGCCAGTAGCGGTTGAGCGTAGTGGGGAACGTGGGGGAGTTGTTCAATCGCAGCAGCTTACGAACGGGCGTGCGCAGCAGGCTGCGTACCGTTCTGGCGCCGGAGCCGACCGCATAGCCGTACAGCTGTGAGAACGCCACGCTGCCAGCGGTCATCCACCAGGTGCGCGGCAGGAAGCTCGGGCCGAGTGCGATCCAGGATGCGATATTCGCGCCGACTGCGCCCCACCAGTTCGGCATAAAGCGTTCGATGAGGGTGGTTCGCTCGAGCCGTGGTGTCGGCGAGAAGCCGTCGCGCTGCTGACGGCGTTGTTCAGCGCGGATGCGGACCAGTCGTTGTGAGGTCCGTCGCTGCTGCCGCTCGAATCTACGGCGCAGGCGACGGAAGGGATGCATGCGCCCATTATGACGTAGTCGGATGTCTTGCAGGCACCGGCGGGGCGGTTGGGTGTGTGCTGCGCGCGGGCGAGTGACGGTGAACGATGCAGTTCAGGTCGCCTCGATCAACACTCGTAACGAAGCACGTGACGAACACCTGCGCAGCGGTGATTTCTTTGCGGCAGATGAGCACCCGCAGATCACGTTCACCTCGACCGCCGTCGAAGGCGAAGGTGAGCAGCTTCGGGTAGCCGGAGACTTCACTATGCGAGGCGTCACCAAGCCGGTAACGTTCGACGTTGAAATCGGCGGTGTGCTCCCGGACAACGGTTACGGACAGCAGGTACTCGGCTTCGAAGCCACTACCACCATCAACCGCAAGGACTTCGGTGTGAGCTTCAATGTGGCAACTGAAGCCGGCGGCCTCACCCTTGGTGAAGACATCAAGATCATCATCGAAGGTGAAGCAACCCAGGCTGTGGCCTAGCAGTACTCGACGCGGTGACTGTGCGCAGCGCGAGCACCAAGCGCCCCGCACAGTCACACCGCGCACACCCCGGTGCGAGCGCTAGTGTGGATGCATGCTGTTGAGCGATCGCGATATTCGAGCCGGTATCGACTCGGGCCGCATCGGCCTGGATCCGTGGACACCAGAGATGGTGCAGCCGGCCAGTGTGGACGTGCGGCTGGACCGCTACTTTCGACTCTTCGACAATCACCGGTATCCATCGATTGATCCTGCGCAGGATCAGCCTGAACTCACCCGGCTGGTTGAAGTGCCCGCCGAGCAACCCTTCATCCTGCACCCCGGCGAGTTTGTACTCGCATCCACATTTGAGCAGGTTCAGCTCGCAGATGATGTTGCCGCACGACTCGAAGGTAAGAGCTCGCTCGGTCGACTCGGTTTGCTCACGCACTCGACGGCCGGGTTCATTGACCCCGGATTTCAGGGCCACGTCACCCTCGAACTATCGAATGTGGCGACGCTGCCGATCAAACTGTGGCCGGGCATGAAAATTGGCCAGCTGTGCTTCTTCCAACTCTCTTCGGCTGCCGAAATTCCCTACGGCTCGAAGCAGTATCAATCGCGCTACTTTGGCCAGCGCGGACCGACCGCATCCCGCTCCTTCCACAACTTCTCAATCACGGACGTGCGCAGCACCGATGCGGGGAGTCGCGGTAACTAGCCGTGTAATGACGCGACACACGCGGCGATGACGACCTGGCGAGTATGGACCGAATGACCATCGACAGCGCGCCCCTGCACCGGGCCCGCAGGCTCGTCGCCCGCAGGGGCGGCCCGACGCTTTTTCTCGTGCGATTCCGGGGCGAAACCATCGTGGACGATCGGCACGGTGTTGGTGAACACGCGCTGTTCTGGCCGTACTCCACCTCGAAGCTGTGGATCGCGACCCTCGTATGGGTGTTGTATAACGACGGCGTAATCGATCTTGATGCACCGGTCGCGAACTACTGGCCCGCGTTCGGCCGTGCCGGCAAACACAGCATCACCGTTCGCGAGGTGTTGCACCACCGCTCAGGGCTGCCCCGTGTTGGTAACACCCTCAGTGAAGTAGCTGCCATGACTGACTGGGATCGATCCATCAGCCGTATCGCCGCAGCAACACCGAAACCGGGCCGACTCGCAAGGCCGCAGTACGAGTGGCTCGCCTGGGGGTTCATCCTTGCCCAAGTTGTTACCGGGGCCTCGGGAGACTCGTTCGCGAGTGCACTCCACACTCGAATCTGCCAACGCCTAGGGGCACACAGTACGGCGCAGCTGCGAGCAAGCGACGCATGGCGTCGAGTGCCGTTTCGCGGTACTGACCCGACCACGGCAGTCGTGGCGGCGGTGCTGAACCGACCCTCGACCGTGGCAGCATGCATCCCCGCCGGAGGTATCTGGTCGGCCGCTACCGACCTGGCTGACCTACTCGATGCGCTCGCGTACCAGCCGCAGCAACTGGATATGCCGCAGGATGTCCTAGTCCGGATGAGTATCCCAAGCAATGACGGCGAGTTCGATCGCTACTCGGGGTCGAAGGTTTGGTGGGGACAGGGCGTGCAGCTTGGGCACTCGGCGTCAGCCATGATGGCCGCGTCCTCCTTCGGTCGCCGGTCAACGGCGAACACAATCGGACACAACGGGTCGAATGTTTCAATGGCCTGGCATGACCGAGATCGAGACCTGACCTTCATCCACCTGTCTGCGCGCATCCAACCGTTCCCCTGCAACCGGCGGTACCTCATGTCGGTTGCGGATGCAGTGCTCGAGGCGGTCGGGATGTGAGTACGTCCGGTAGGTGTACTGTTGTGCGGGTGCTGGGTGGGCAACGCGCCGCCACGGTCAGTGCCTAGAATTGGTGAGTACTCCGCGAAAGGAATCCCGTGCCTCACCGCAAGGCTGAACCCGATCGACCGCAGCGCATCGAGCACCGTCCCGACCCATCACCGGCAGATATTCGCCGTTGGCGTCGCTATCTCGCTGACGAACGGGCCGAAGCCGAAACGTATCGCACGCTGGCAAAGAAACGGCAGGGTGAAGAACGCGAGGTGCTGCTCGCGCTCGCGGAGGCCGAGGGGCGACATGAACAGCACTGGCTCGACAAGCTCGGTCCCGAGCACGCGGCGAAGCGGGTGCGACCAAGTTTCGGAACCCGCCTCTTTGGTGTGTTCGCCCGTCACTTTGGTTCGGTGTTCGCGCTGGCAATGATGCAGAACGCCGAGGCCCGCTCGCCGTATTCGACCGACCCCGACGCCACCGACCAGATGGAAGCGGATGAGGCCGTACACGCCGAAGTCGTGCGCTCGCTCGCATCCCGCTCCCGTGCGCGGATGAGTGGTGCCTTTCGCGCGGCGGTGTTTGGCGCAAATGACGGTCTCGTCTCAAACCTCGCGCTGGTGCTGGGCGTCGGCGCGACCGGTGTCGGCGGTGGTGTGGTGTTAGCCACTGGTATCGCCGGTTTGCTGGCCGGTGCGCTATCGATGGCGGCCGGTGAGTACGTGTCGGTATCGAGTCAATGCGAACTGCTCGATGCATCCACCCCAAACCCCGAAACTGCCCGGAAACTTCCAGCGCTTGATGTCAACGCAAACGAGTTGGCGCTGGTGTATCGCGCTCGCGGTATGGATGCGAACGAAGCGGCGGAGCGCGCCGACGAGGCGCTGCAGTTGCAGCGCGGGTTCACCACCGGTCAGCTTTCACCAGTGGTCGAGGCGGATGCGAGAGAAGAGCTCGGCACGCCCGTGTCGGCAGCAATATCGAGTTTCTTGTGTTTTGCCGTGGGTGCGCTCTTCCCGGTACTGCCGTGGGTATTCGGGATGACGGGTATGCCGGCGGTGGTGGCCGCCGCGATTATCGTCGGGGCTGCGCTGTTGTTCACGGGTGGTGTTGTCGGAGTGCTCTCTGGCTCTACCCCGTGGAAGCGCGCGTTGCGACAACTCCTGATCGGGTACGGTGCCGCGACAGTGACTTATCTATTGGGCTTGGCGTTCGGCGGCGTAGTCGCCGGCTGATCGTAACTGTTCGATGGTGATTACATCGAGTCGGTAGCCTCTGCCTATGCCCATTCCAGAGTTTATTGTCGAGCTGCGTAAGCACATTGGCCATATGCCGCTGTGGCTGGTCGGTTGTACGGCAGTGGTGGTGCGCCCGCACGGAGCGGATGCGGGGACGCAGCAGGATGCGGCGACAGCCTGCGCTCAGGTGCGCACGGCCGGTGATCCATCAGCGCCCCGGGTTGGGCTCGGCACGGTCACGGCGCAGGTGTGGCGTGCCGGTGACGGTACCGAAGATGTGCTGTTGGTTCGGCGTGCCGATGACGGTTTGTGGGCGCCGGTAACCGGCGTAGTTGACCCGGGCGAACATCCCGCCATTGCTGCGGTCCGTGAAACGCGCGAGGAGGCACGGGTGGATGCGGTGATTGAGCGGCTCGCGCAGGTACATGTCACGGATGAGGTGACACATGCGAACGGTGATGTCGCTCAATACACGGGGCTGGTGTTTCGCTGCCGGGCTGTCGGTGGCGAAGTTGGCGTCGGCGATGATGAATCAATCGATGCACGCTGGTGGCGTGCGGATGCGCTTCCACCGATGCGACAGGTGCACCGGGATGCGATCGTGGCGGCGCTAGGAAGCGACCCGCTCGCCGAACTGCGCGTGGGCGATGAGGTGATTCCGGTGGTGGCTCCGGACGGTACACGATGAATCGCACACTTGCGGGCTTAGACGAGGATGCCTGGCAGCGCATCTCGGTGTGGCCGCTGAGCATTGCCGGCCTGACGTTCCTAGTGACCTACTCGTTGGGTGTGTTCTTCCCCGGGCATTCCATGCGGGAGTTTACCAATGTGGTGGAAGGCGGCGTATGGACCATCTTTTTGCTCGATTACCTCGCCTGTCTCTATCTGGCATCGAATCGCTGGCGTTGGTTTTACCGACATTTACCAATGCTGTTCATCGTGGTACTGCCGGCGCTGCATCCGTTGCGGATGCTGTGGAGCGTTTCGGTGTTCACCGCGATGCACCGTGTGACGAGTGCCGTGTTGCGAGAACGAATGCTGTTCATGGTGATTGCCGCAAGCGCGCTATTCGTCTACCTGTCGTCACTGGCCGTGTGGGAACTTGAGCGGGAGCATCCTGATAGCAAGATTGTGTCGTATGGTGATGCAGTTTGGTGGTCCGTGATGACCATTACAACCGTAGGTTATGGCGATATTGTTCCGGTCACGTCTTCGGCCCGAACAATTGGTGTGGTGTTGATGCTTGCCGGGGTCGCTTCGGCGGGATGTATTACCGCGATTTTGGCCTCGTGGCTGATCGAGATGGCGGCGAGCCAGAACAGTCGTCGCGCAGTCTTGGAGGAACAGCTTGCGTCCTTGAATACGGAGGTACGAGCGCTACGCGAAGACTTGGCGGTGATGCACGCTGAACGCAATGAAGTGGGCGAAACTCACCGTACTCGAACCACTGATCCACGCGGGTGTGGGGATGCCACACCTGACACCTACACACCACCGGCAGGCGGATGAACTACTGCTCGCTGTCGGGAGCGCC encodes:
- a CDS encoding metal ABC transporter permease yields the protein MNVFASALVAAVLVGALCGIVGTIVVLRQRAFFTVALTHATFPGGVLAAIIGVHLALGALVMGMLLVALMVVIGTIHRQGKEVAAGIVLSFGYALGTFLHALNPQLQTKIDSYLTGTILGMSADSILLIAIMLGITLVAVLLWWQPLLYSTFDQRGFVASGARGWQIETVTLVLIVGTVVVTMPAIGSILAIAMIAAPAAAAKLLVRNVVWLMPTAIVLGVAAAVFGLYASRWWSISAGGSIALSATAIYLFALLGQGMRTSSRRLGTRVAPRSITVNK
- a CDS encoding transcriptional repressor, which encodes MVDNHTDSTAPKRRKTWQRDAVREALAGAEGFVSAQELHRILEQQDRRIGLATVYRALTSLAEDGEADSLRTADGERYRSCDTESHHHHLICRVCTATVEIEAPEVEAWLNSLARKYGYRDLTHDFEAFGVCPDCAKGAE
- the rpmB gene encoding 50S ribosomal protein L28; this translates as MAAVCQVTGVAPQFGHNISHSHRRTKRRFDPNIQKKKFYVPSLKRSVTLTVSAKGIKVIDARGIDAVVADLLKKGVKL
- the rpmG gene encoding 50S ribosomal protein L33, with the translated sequence MAKKSQDVRPIIKLRSTAGTGFTYVTKKNRRNTPDRLVLKKYDPVIRKHVEFREER
- the rpsN gene encoding 30S ribosomal protein S14; this encodes MAKKSKIAKNEQRKEIVARYAERRLELKKQLIDPNGTDESREEARVALQKLPRDASPVRVRSRDSIDGRPRGVLSKYGISRVRFREMAHRGELPGIKKSSW
- a CDS encoding HU family DNA-binding protein, translating into MADKTVNKTELVATIAAETGQSQATVNAVLDGLFQQLAANAAKGVKVTIPGWISVEQTQRAARTGRNPQTGAEIKIPASKGVKISAGSKLKNAVK
- a CDS encoding cytochrome c oxidase assembly protein, with product MSLPDQPVASGWSQTTTHALRWGPAALLVLAIAATFIAYTATGGAAPLVVGDTGPIVRWGVPLGRLAFNLTASLTIGALVMAVWAASRTQPEFERCLVIAQGASVAWTFSSIYATIVTYLDVSTIPFSADAEFGQGLWYYLTNLEMGQMWLMATVMIAMLTTFIFASRSAWGVLLTTIFSLLCLWPIATLGHAAGASSHETAVGANTLHYTAAAVWIGGVLVLAMVTPRIQPKRRLALTERFSDLALLAFVATAFSGVVASFLNLSALNDLWTTGYGGIVLTKTVLLVILGGFGVAQRRFFIDRMRAQFQDGFDAKAAGPLSRQPLAWLIAAELLVMGAVSGAAAALGRSPRPQLQITADQLPDPTPAQLLSGDALPPEFTASRLLTEWRLDPLWTLLVLMGMAFYILGTARLRRRGDRWPWWRVASFLTGCVILLYNVNGALVVYGKFMFSFHMTEHMILSMIIPIFLVLGAPMTLLLRAIPARTDGSMGAREWALKIVHSKWAAFVSHPIVAAINFALALLTFYYTPLFRWSVADHVGHMWMIAHFLIVGFLFVESLIGDDPMRTRASYPMRLIALILVMTFHAFFGLGVMTGEALLVAEWFGATGRDWGPATAIADQQLGGAVAWGLGEFPTVILALLVGLQWAKSDERAAKRQDRNAERTHDAELNAYNEHLRMLAERDANR
- a CDS encoding AAA family ATPase — its product is MTIELTPEQQAVFDAIEHTTEHLFVTGRAGTGKSTLLNHLAYHTSKQLVICAPTGVAALNVGGQTIHSLFKLPIGIIGNQALEQPREVKRLLKRIDTLVIDEISMVSADLLDAMDRALRQARGRSAQPFGGVQVVMFGDPFQLAPVPPSDPTERAWIRDNYKSMWFFDARVWREAELRIHTLREIHRQHDDEFRSLLTAVRYGHVTADMAARLNEVGARPAPRDGVITLASKNATVSRINARELERLPGRKMTATAEVHGEFEGARTFPAEQELVLKEGAQVMFLRNDADGRWVNGSVGVVSRINRTVYVEVDGEEHEVEPIVWEKLKYSYDLESKELSREVVGEFHQFPLRLAWAVTIHKSQGKTYDRAVVDLGARAFSPGQTYVALSRIRTLEGLYLTRPLQPNDIFVDQDVMRFMNEVAQAQRLSARPASAGE